DNA from Brassica napus cultivar Da-Ae chromosome C4, Da-Ae, whole genome shotgun sequence:
gtataaAAGAATATCAAGAAAACATACTTTTCAGAGCAAAGATCCCAACACCAAAGGCTAAACCGCCTGATACTAAAGGATGAGATGCAGCAACGTTTACGCCATCTGCATACAAAACCAACATTGAATCATATACATCACAACAACGAGAGAGAGAGCACAGCAAGCACTGAGTGTAGATAGAACAGACCTTTGATCTTCGCGAACACCATATGCTCGTAAACGTTATACTCAGAAACAATCTCTCTAATCGAATCCTATAATCCCGAAAACAAAATCACTCGAATCACATTGAGAATCATCATCATATGCTATGGATTTTTCAGATTCGCTAAGCTTACGATTGTTTGGCTCGTGTGAGCGATTGAAGTATCTCGAATTTGAGCTAATCGAGATTTCGAGGCGTCGATTTTGGAATCTAGCGTCTCCACGATCGTGCTCTGGTACACGAGCGCCTGGCGCATGGTCTCGTTGATCCAGGAAGCTGCGTTTTCCACCGTCGTCGTTGCGATCTTAGCGCTTGGAATCGAAGAGAGGAGAGGATCCGGTGGTGAAGATTGTGGAATCGCCGGCGGTGAGTGCGAGTCTTCCATTATCTCTGAGGATGAGGATGATTCTCCTGAAGTTGCCATTAGCGAAAAAGATCTctgacctctctctctctctctctctctctctctctcagtttACCCAGTGAATGGAATAGAAATGACCCGAATATAAAACTCGGGCCCCGTTCGTTTCAAATAGATTATTTACATCTTAAGCCCCTCAACTTCTATTATTTACATCGTAAGCCCCTTAACTTCTCTATTTACTCGACATTCCCCGTTTTTATTCCTTGAGGGTCCAAATAACCCAAGACATCTCTCATATCACAGGTTAATTTATATCATTCAATATGTGAGTTTGCAGTTCATTCTTTTACTCCTCAACTTCTGTTTAGTTTTCAAGatttccctttttctttcttatttgttTAATTAACCCCAGAAATCTTCATATCACAGGTTAACTTATCATTCAATATGTGAGTTTGCAATTCATTCTTAATTCAGGTTAATTTATCTCTGAATatgtaaatttgtattttatccTTCAAACTGAATGAAGAACATGGAAACTTTGAATGACAAGAAAGTGGAGTTTTCAAGATATCTCTTATATTcccacaaaataaaaagaagagttCAAACCATTCTCTAACACTCTGATCACTAGCAGTCACTTAGCAtcatgtgtttgtttgtgtgtgttaCAAGCCTTTCTCTGATCACTTGACAAAGTAAAGCTTTCCCATGACATGAAGGACAGCGACGAAAGCAATGAAACCGATGCTCATAACAAGTACAACATTAGGCGAGATCTTGAGACCCGGTGCGTCATCCGTGTAGAACTGAAGCATGGATCCCGCAGCACCACCAGAGGCTCCTCCACCACTTCCACTAGGCTTCCTCCTACGCATGCTTGCAGCTGCAGCTGCACTTCCTCTCTGTGGAGCTCCACTTCCCACCATCcttctcttctcctctcttctctAACTAACtgtattgacaaaaaatttactGTTATTCTCAGCTGCTACCCTTAATATCAAACATTAAATCACACTATCCTAATTAGGAATATAACAGATTCTATTCAAAGATGAGCGTTCAACAAATTCAAATCCAGCGAATCGATTTCAAAAAGTATGAACCGTAAAGCTACGAACACTCGATCGTATCCTCAGATGCCAAGGCAACACTAAAACATGCAATGGAAGGGaacgtaaaataaaaaatcgtaGACCAACGAGATCTACATTCTCATCTAGCTTAAACAACAGATCTAACGATTCGTCAATCACGATATTAACTGAATCAAACAGAGTACACCCGAGGCTGGATCGTACATCAACGAAAGCAAATAAAATCTCACCTTGATTTGGCGTTAGAGTTCTGATGTCGTCGAGAACGATAACGAGAGACGATGAGCTTTTTTAGGAGCTTTGGAGTTAACCGGAccccttttattttattagacgGGTGATTCTCGCCACGTACATTATATCGTATTAGCCAATAAACTAATGCCACGTCAGCGTCATTATCAGGGCCTGTTTAATACCCACGGGCCACGATGAAGGCTCGTAAAAGCCCAAACTAAAGCCTATCAGCATTTGCCCACAGTTTTGCGCTGGACAGGGAAAATAAAGAGTTCACTGAAGTGatgtatatttatgttttacgTAAAATTGCCACCTCGTATTAGTTGACTTCATGAAGAGTATTGTGACTAATCTATGTGCGAAAACGCCATTACCACCTAATAACCCAATGTTATATGCTGAGTTGACAATAAGTAACACATACAGTTATAGTtgcatatattttattcataaatgaaatattaattTGAAGTTCTAACGAGACAAGTCAACGGGAGAGTTTAAAGGAGCtatgagtttttttcttttctttaagaGAGTAGCGTAAGTGGTTTGGCACCACCATTAAGTCATGCCATTGAAGAAGAATCTCAACTTTTACACTTTGCGTAGACCAATTGCTTCCACAACTTTGATTTAAAACATCTCTAAATTTTCAGTTAAAAGGCTATTTGTGTGTGAAATCGCCTAACTAAGTAAGTTCTTTGAGtacatttattgttttttttttgtaaccgaCAATTGTCTAACGTTtgactttaattttatttcaagaTTTGTGATTGACCATGCGCACGAGTGAGACTCCAACTCCTAGTGGTACAAGCTTTTGCGCTAGTTATGGTTGGTTTGATCTTTGAATGATCAGTTCAATGTATATATAGGAAAAGATCACATGAACGTTGTGTTGGTTGTTTGATCACGTTTACTACAGTGTTACGAGAAAATAAAGTGAGATGGTTAGGTGTGTATTAGACCAAAGGCATCAATCTTAGTGGGTCCGAAGTTTAATGCGTTTGTAGCTTAACAGGTTATGCTTTTTTGGTTACTCCTACTATAGCATAtacctttttgttttgttaatctTTAGTTTCATTTTAAGTTTAATGGACTTTTAGCTGGtagtatttgtttttattgaacaAGAACGTGTGGCAGTGTTATTGAGAAACGAAAATTATGGCTTCTTGACTTTTTCTCATTAGTTTCTAGCTCTGAAGATCCAAAATCAAAGGAGAATTTCAATCTTTTCACAATTTTTGGCATTCCTAATCGTCTTAACTCGAGTGATTAGTGGAATTAAATTAAGATTATACTCTAGGTAATTAAGTCAGGTATTCGAATCATGCTGGATTTTAACTTTCTTAAGACTTAGATATCGTCGCAGACAGTTGGCGAAACTCATGAAAAAGGAAGATGGAAAGCAGAAtctgaaaattaatttatttatttagttctAATTTTGTTACATTAGAGAGATAGAATTACTGGAGGGTGAGGATAAATTATGTAACCGTCGTCTGAAACAGTACGTGGCTGTCACAAACTGAAAAAAACTAACAGCCATAACAATGTTAACATTCTCCGGTCATATGTTTGGACAACGCTTTGTTCTGGTCCGAATCGTTACATTGCTAAGAAATACCGAAAACACCCTTATAAAATGGCAATTAATTATCTTTTACCGCAGTTAAATTAACGTTGCGCTGAAAATAGACAACTAAACCGCGTTGAGTCTGATTATTCGGTTGTGTTAAATTAGAAGATTTACTATTTTTAATCCGATTAATGAGAAGGGCATTATgggaaataaattttatttatttattttttttgcagaaacGGGCAAAACTCGCATGTCAAGTAAAAAATTTACTCTCTTTTCTTCAGTTTCTTGATCGATTAATTAaagaattttataaatatagcgTGAGACAAAGAAAGggaagttaaaaataaataatttataaagttttcttcttctattcTGCAGAAGAAGAATGCTTTTGTCACGTACTCTCCTTTTGTAGCTtctctacttcttcttcttctctcttctctcttctttgtgAAAGAtaactttgcaagaagcttttTTGGTTGTTGAAGATGGAGAGATACAAGTGTAGATTTTGCCTCAAGAGCTTCATCAACGGAAGCGCTTTAGGCGGTCACATGAGATCTCACATGCTTACTCTTTCTTCAGAACGTGAGGAACGGCCGAGTCAACTCAGCGAGGAAACAGAGTCtgatgcttcttcttcttcttcgtccgaTGATAAAAAGGAGATGGAGTTTGGTTTCTCCGAAAGCGAAACAGAGTCGTCGAGGATCAACCCAACTCGGAAACGATCCAAGCGAACTAGGAAACTGGGATCGTTCGGTTTCGACTTCAAGAAGGTGAAAACGAGTCAACTCGGTGAGACAGAGCATCATCACAGCTCAGCTTCTGACACGACGACGGAGGAAGATCTCGCCTTTTGTCTCATTATGCTCTCCAGAGACAAGTGGAAGCAACAGAACAAGACAAAGCAAACtctagtagaagaagaagaagaagaagaagaagacgatgagtCAGATCATGAATGCAAGaacagaggaggaggaggaagagggaGATTCAAGTGCGAGACTTGCGGTAAAGCGTTTAAATCGTATCAAGCATTGGGAGGACACAGAGCGAGCCACAGAAAGAACAAAACTTTCACAAAAACAGAGCATGAGGAGAAAACAGAGTACTCTGTTAACGAGGAGAAGAAAATTCACCAATGTCCGATCTGTTTAAGAGTTTTCACTTCAGGACAAGCACTTGGTGGTCACAAGAGGTCACACGGAATCAACAACATCGTATCGGGAAGAGTCCCTAAAGAAGAAGTATCAGTGAAACAGAGGATGATAGATCTTAACCTTCCTGCACCAAACGAAGACGTTGAAACCTCTGTGGTGGTGTTTGATGAATGGTGAAAAGGTAACAGACTTTGCGTGATCTTATCggtttattattattctttttttgggttttgatcgAACTCTTAAAAAAAAgcttatgtttttatttgtttttgtttttggttattattatgattatttttaaatgcAATGGTGGCTACTTTTACATGTTCTAACGCCATGCCTTCACGTCTTGTTGGCCTAAATCAATGAGCATTGAAGTTTCATTAGtgaatagaagaaaaaattgtgttaagtttttttgtttataaagttCTTATCATGTTTAGGTAATCGATTTAGTATGATTTTTTGCAAGTATAATTTCTTAGTTTCTATATGAATTTAGAAGCTATATAAGTGCCCACTTCATCTATCTCTTTAGCctactattattttaaaaatggaagtcaaatctaaaaaggaaaaaatcaactttaattttttttgtcttggtTTCTATATCATTTTCACTGTAGAATCAAATTTGGCCATTGGGTTTGAAACTACCACCAACTTAGAATTATTCTTCACGTATACTTTATTCTTTTACTTATGATTTGGAATCAAAACCCAATGACTGATGTTCATAATGACCATCCAGTAGATATCGACAAAGTTGTGATTTAAAGTGGTTGTGATAGGATCAACTAGTCTTATATTGCACAGTTTGGTGGCTACTCACTAAGATTTAATGTGTTTGCAAGGAAAAATCAGTATTCCATGTTTTGTTAGGTGTTTATTCGCTTATCACTTGGATTTAGTGCTTAGAAAGTATAACTAAttcattttcatttctaaaaataaattattcaagggtacttctttctctttgtttgGTAAATattcaagagaaaaaaaatcattacgGTTTATGAATGGAACGGACCAAGCGTACCAAAACCCGTTGTTACTATTTTGTGAATTCTTATTTGCCTCAAATCTGCGAGACCATTTCATGCATTTGCTTTGCTACGTCTACGAACTGGCACGAATATCCTCTCTGATACTCGTCTATGAAAAATAGCTAACACGCACAACAacagcaacaaaaaaaacacaatagaATAAGTTATGAAGGTAAGGAAAATGTATTTTACTCGAGTCTTTTCTTCACTTGTGCGAATGGAAAAGTTAAAGTATAAGATTACATTTCCATAAAGTTCATGGCAATGTCCTTTTTTCGGTAACATGCCAATGTCCTTAAACGTCACTCTTCTATAAGCTATGATATGTAAAAAAACTAATAGAGAGAGGTGTCGAATGTGTATAAAGCTAGCAAAAAAATGAAGATCACACGCAATGCAAAGAGAGGTAGCCACAAATAAAGCGAGATAACATCGAATATGTGACATCTGGTAACAAAAAGAAGTATATATTACAAGTGTTCTTCTTTTCTGAATGTATATACCTAAGGTGGCTAGCTAAGTGAGTGTAGacaacatttatattaatgccAATCGGGATTGGATGTCCCTCTGGTTAACGCGTTGATCATATTTGGACTTTTTCCGGCAAATCAAATTGGAAATTGATCTTgacaaaataagtaaataacaCGATCATGTACCTATCAATAGTATTTACGGAATGTTTCGTATTTAGCTTGTGATAACGTGTTGTTGATTAGACTATGACGCTAATCACGGCGATTAGATATACGGTTACGCAAGGTTTGACGCATTTTGTTGCAATATAGTTATGAGAAAAGTTCGTTGAAGACGTTGCATGTATTTTTATACATGTTATCGAGCCGAAAGCCGAAACGGCAGCAGaagttatattttatagttgtaCTTCTAAGagataataaaacataaactacAAAACTAACTACTAACAATAAGTAATACGATTTTTTCGAAACAACTTAGCTTGATAATGGCTAGCTAGGTTTCAGTTTAGCCGATTTTGTTCTTGCATCATTTCAATTAGCTTAGAATTAATCGTTTTGTATTTTGCAAACAAATGAATATTACAaagctaatattttttttatgaatatcaGCTCTATGCTATCTAGAAACTTCAACATTGATGAATGCAATGATATATGCTCTAGACTATTACTACCTTTGAACTTCAAGCTTTGTTAACTAGTTTAATTAAACTCTGCAAAGTTTCATATAATATACTTTATTAAAAAGAATGGATTAACAATGTACGATGATCTTATAGAAGGCCAACTCTAAACATTCGACTAATGAAAAGGAAGTTGACTTtttaaaaaagacaaaaaaacatCTCTCTGCATGTCATATAACATTTCACCCCTTCAGCTTAATGAAGAAACTACTGCACCCACTTAACCAATTACTTAATAAAACAGAACGAAAGGGTGTCGTTTCGAGAAGGCAGATTAGTACAGAAGATACCCCCGTAAGCAACCACTAATGTGAAAAACAATTAGAGTATCAGCTTCTATCTTATTTAAACTAGTTTCCCTTTGAAGGACAATCCTGGATTCTTGATTAGCCTCTCAATACGCTCTTCTAGATAGAACTCTGCTCGAGTCCAAAACTTTTCTTGCTCTCAAACCACTATGATGGTGTAATTTATCTAAGTTCAAAGTCACATTGTTTTTAATGCCAGTGAACTTATACTTATTGAATGCGGAATTGGAATAGATTAGTTAAAGTATCTTATTCTTCTAGTCAAGCCAGAAACTTAGAGAATCTTGTATATGTTCTTCTATTTCATCCAAAGGCTGACTCAATCAACTTACATACTGTAAGATGGTCCTGACTAGAGAAACGCAGAACATAACTGATCAGTCTCCTTTATACATTGTTTACACCACCTAACAACTGACTTTTTTTAAGTCAGTGACATTGTGAATAACAGGGCTAATAATTTGTAGTCATCCAGCAAAAGAAAGCTGTCTAGCTATCCGAGCAATTATCAGATGTTTAAACTCGATTGAGTATAATGCGGAATATTAAGATAATGCCATTTTCCATATGATTTAAggaagtaaaacaaaaaaatacaattattatgaTAAGTCCATTTCCCGTGTGATTAAATTACTAAAGAGTTATCAATAAGGAATAGGTATCGGAGAAGGAACGTGTCTCGGCCGTAAAACGAGATCGGAGTCGGAGAGATTAAGTGGCGGAAGCGAGTAAGCACCGTAAGTAGAACTCCctcttctcatctctctcaTCGTCATCAACGCCGCAACCGTATTCCTAAATATCCCTTCTCCCGCCGCAGCCGAACTCACCGCCGCAGATCTCTCGTATCCCTCCACCTCCCTAGTCAACGCCGGAAACATCGCGTCCATCGTCGTCTCCCACTCTCTCACCAGCCTAGACACCAAATCCGTTTTGAAAAACGGTTGACGAAGAACTTTCTGGATAAACGGTGATCGCAATGCTCCTCCTGTTCTCTTGTCGTACTTCTTCAGAATCTTTGTTAACCCTGTAATAAAAAGTTTCATTCTCTTTCCGACCAGACACAGTTGAAGTAAAGATTCTGTCGGTTAAAAGTAACTTTTATTACCAGTGTAGTTAATGTTGCTGTAATTAACGAGAAGTACCATCTCGCCATGGAAGTTAACAATATCTTTTCTGATCTCACCAATCTCTTCTCTGAACATTACATCATCATTGTCTCCACATTTTTCTACCAATCTCTGAATCCGATATTGCAATTCCTTCAAATATACATTGCTTAGTTACGAAAATTTGCATATAATATAGTCACTCCATTTTTTATTAGTTCATGTGTTTAGCATCGTGcgcataaattaaaataataattttatttttaaaacttgaagaCTACTATTAATTATCTATCTAAATTCAGTTCAATCAATGATAAAACAAATGACATAGtacaaaaaatcatataaacgatcatataacattaaaaacaGAGGAAATATTACAAACTTATTAAAAGTGGattatatttcttattatatgtctcattttagttttcttcgtagtaaaattatttatttccgACCTTTTTGAAAGAATTATACATATCTAATagaaatgtttgtttatttcgattaaatatttcaaccaatataaatgtttgtttatcatacatttttaATAGGGGAGAAAGTTAGATCAGTGATTggccaaaatattaaaactctTTGTAATGAGTCAAACTCGGTTGAGTGGACTCGGTAAACCCGACAagaatgtattatatatataccttgTGGTGGATGATAAAATCTTCTTCTTGCTCCACGAAGAAGGCATTAAACTTCTCAATCTCGGCGTTCAATAAACCGACAAAGATAGATTCCGCCGGAGCAGGAGAAGAGATCAGATTCTTGAGTTCTTTGTAACGGAGAAACTTGTCACGCCACTCCGGCAACGACTCTTGTATCTGTTCCTTAATCCTCTTACCGAACTTCATCAAAATGTGTGTATATGTTTAAATGAAGGGAAAGAAATTATTATAATGAGATCTGGAGGAAGAAGACGTTATAGAGAGATATAAATAGTGGTTATGAAATAGAATATGAAAAAGGATATGCTTAGCTTTGGCGTGACGAAGTGCTGTGAATGTGGCATGTAATAAAGAGATgagatatgaaaaaaaaaaaggttagatTATTGTTGCTgttcatgtaaaaaaaaagataaaatcctCAGCATATTCGGTTTTTGAAGTCATATGTTTGtacttttttaaatataattttgggtTTCTATCTTTTGACCGGACCTTTAAATAGTATGTTTGGAATATTACATGTTCTTTTGCTGATTTCATGTTATCTTTTTTCAAGGTATAAAGTATAAACTCTAGAACTTAAGGTTGATTCGAACTtacaatattttcaatattatttttaaaaataattgtgaTTTATGTGATTATTTTTGAATGCATGCTTTTAATGTGGTCGCGTCGGCGAGAGACCGTCGTGCACAAGGAAAGGAAGAAATTGCCGGGACGTTTGTGAGATTTAGAGCTGAAAGTGACCAAAATGACCTTGACCCGTGACCAAAATTCGGggctaaaatataaattatagagATCCTCGTTGTCTTTGGACAGAGAGAATTCAAAGATTCCAAGAGAATCAAGCATATGGTTCATTTCATatccaaaaagaagaaaaagaaatgagcaGAAGacgtgtttcaaaaaaaaaaaaataatgagcaGAAGCAATAGTAAAGGCCCATTAAAATAGATCCATCAAATCAAGGCCACTAAAAACTCACTATACGGTCCATACATTTGactattttgttatttaatactAATTGAATTTTCgttgtaattaatatttttatttactgttaaattatactccctccatttttttaggatgttttagtataaacacacaaataaagaaaaaattatttttattaaaaacatttgattacaacaaaaaaataatcaaaaatagttAACCATCACTATTCtgaacaaataaaacaaaaaaaatacgaattgactttttatattttaatcaattgatttaatatttttacatagaAAGTTTTATAACGCCatacaaattaaaacaaaaacattctttaaaaattcatacaaaaagaaacggagagagtaataTTCCAAATCCACATACATGACTGCGCTTTATCAGTTATCACTCATCCCATATATGAACACAGCAAGTCGAGTGATATTTTATACAATATAGATGTGTCATATAGCGTATACAACAGAACCAATTATGAATTTTCAACAAAAGTACACCATGTTTGTCAGCcggatttgaaaaaaaaaaggaatactGAATCtcttttgattcaaaaaaatatttagctgGTTGCATTTATCCAATCAAGTGTGCTCGTTATGCTCTAATTACTTATGGTAACTAGATAATCTACTTTTTCGCTTTTCTACAATCAATTAGGGTGTGATTAAAAAGagattataacatttttataggTGGTATTTTCactattaaaaattagaaaaacaaaTGTTGGTTGTTtggaaatttttcaaaaaaaaatgaaaaactcgAAAACTATATGAAATTTTGTATATGgttcagtttttaaaaaatttaagctAATTTTATGacattaatattttatgataaaaagaCAACCATAATGATGCGAGAAAGCCACAAGGGGACGTGGTTCGCCACCTGGTTTTCGCtggtaaacatttttttttttaaaacgagttTGGTGATCACTACTAAGAAATGACAATTATACCCCCCCAGATAATATAACGCACCTCGAGTCAGAAGAAGCTGCACATTATCGTCTCTCCAGTCTTCGAAAGCGACGACGACGGAAAACGATTAAAATTCTCCGGCGATCTTATCAGAATGAGCAACGCGCTTCTCGACATCGATCCCATCGATCTTCAATTCCCTTGTAAGCTCGATTTCTCAACGATTCACGCACGTCCTCCTCCTCCTACTTATAGATCTGCCTTTATAATCGATTTGCTGTGTAGTTGAATTGAAGAAACAGATCTCTTGCTCTCTGTACTTAGCTAACAAAACCGACGATTACGTCGCCTTCAAGGTGTGGAAATCGATCGTAATCCTTCTTAGTTTTCGAAGATTCTTCTTCTGTGTGTATGATCTTAGCGTTTGTTTCgatgatcaatttttttaaaggttAAAACGACGAATCCGAAGAAGTACTGTGTGAGGCCTAACACTGGCGTTGTTCTTCCGagatcctcttctgaggttctaGGTTAGTATCTCGTGATGATCCCTTTCCCTTTCGTTTATACATCTATCACGTGTTGTTAATGGTATACGTTAGCGTGGTTAGTTGTTGGTTAAGCTTAAGGCCCTGCTCGCTTACTAATCGCGCTGACCTGCgattgttgttcgttttgatgtCGTGTAACCTGCGATTGGTGGTAAgtcgcaggttgttgttcgttttgatgtTGCGCGACCAATCG
Protein-coding regions in this window:
- the LOC106371215 gene encoding protein transport protein Sec61 subunit beta-like, which encodes MVGSGAPQRGSAAAAASMRRRKPSGSGGGASGGAAGSMLQFYTDDAPGLKISPNVVLVMSIGFIAFVAVLHVMGKLYFVK
- the LOC106371214 gene encoding uncharacterized protein LOC106371214 yields the protein MATSGESSSSSEIMEDSHSPPAIPQSSPPDPLLSSIPSAKIATTTVENAASWINETMRQALVYQSTIVETLDSKIDASKSRLAQIRDTSIAHTSQTIDSIREIVSEYNVYEHMVFAKIKDGVNVAASHPLVSGGLAFGVGIFALKKTRRLVYYNAVRMFSTEEALLSRADLRVKELRQSLDRLTAESEKLERVATVAEDELIRGRMKLRQAGKQIRGVVQSAYKIEKQAAGLKDVLKELPTREASRFRSQISNRASEVKQERKALTKEVNKISNYGISV
- the LOC106370198 gene encoding SPX domain-containing protein 3; this encodes MKFGKRIKEQIQESLPEWRDKFLRYKELKNLISSPAPAESIFVGLLNAEIEKFNAFFVEQEEDFIIHHKELQYRIQRLVEKCGDNDDVMFREEIGEIRKDIVNFHGEMVLLVNYSNINYTGLTKILKKYDKRTGGALRSPFIQKVLRQPFFKTDLVSRLVREWETTMDAMFPALTREVEGYERSAAVSSAAAGEGIFRNTVAALMTMREMRRGSSTYGAYSLPPLNLSDSDLVLRPRHVPSPIPIPY
- the LOC106370199 gene encoding zinc finger protein ZAT4, encoding MERYKCRFCLKSFINGSALGGHMRSHMLTLSSEREERPSQLSEETESDASSSSSSDDKKEMEFGFSESETESSRINPTRKRSKRTRKLGSFGFDFKKVKTSQLGETEHHHSSASDTTTEEDLAFCLIMLSRDKWKQQNKTKQTLVEEEEEEEEDDESDHECKNRGGGGRGRFKCETCGKAFKSYQALGGHRASHRKNKTFTKTEHEEKTEYSVNEEKKIHQCPICLRVFTSGQALGGHKRSHGINNIVSGRVPKEEVSVKQRMIDLNLPAPNEDVETSVVVFDEW